AAGATAGCATAATAACTGATAAGGTGCGGGAAAGGATTCAGGAAATTCACACAGCGGGAGAGCGCGCCGCCTCGCTTACGCGGCAACTTCTGGCTTTTAGCCGAAAACAGGTTCTTCAGCCCAAAATAATGAATCTCAATAAAACGGCTAAAAACATGGAAAAAATGCTTTTGCGAATGATTGGAGAAGATATCGAATTAAGAGCATTTCTTGCCCCGGACTTGGGACAGATAGAAGCTGATACCGGTCAAATCGAACAGGTCATAATGAATCTTATTGTAAATGCCAGGGATGCCATGCCCGAGGGTGGAAAAATAACATTGGAAACAGAAAATGTAGATATAGATGAGAAGTATGCCGATACTCATACAAGTGTAATACCGGGTTCATATGTGATGCTTAGCATAAGTGATACGGGAATCGGCATGTCTGATGAAACTAGAATCCGGATTTTTGACCCCTTTTATACAACCAAGGATAAAGGGAAAGGAACGGGACTCGGGCTTTCCACCGTTTATGGCATCATAAAGCAAAGTAAAGGGAATATCTGGGTTTACAGCGAGCCCGGCAAAGGCTGTACTTTCAAGATTTATTTGCCCCAGGTTGAGAAACCAATACCGAAAGCAGAATTAATGCCTAAAAGCATAGACACACTGATCGGTTCGGAAACAATTTTGGTTGCTGAAGACGATGAGATGGTTCGCAATTTTATCGTAAGGGCATTACAGGGGTATGGATATAAAGTTCTTACTGCTGCAAGTGGTGAGGAGGCTATCGAAATTTCTTTAGCGTATAAAAATACTATTCACCTTTTGTTGACGGATGTTATCATGCCGGGGATAAACAGCAGGGATATGGAAGAAAGCATAAAAACCTCAAGGCCAAAGATCAAGGTTCTTTACATGTCCGGCTATACCGATAATACTATTGTACACTACGGGGTATTGGATCCCGGAAAGGAATTTATCGCAAAACCCTTCACGCCCGAGTCTATGGCCCGTAAAGTGAGAGAAGTAATTGAAAAATAGAGGAAAGAGAAAGCATGAATGAAGCTTAAAACTTCTTAAACAAGATTAGTGGGCATATTGATATAAAAACAGAAGCAAATTTCAGCGGGAGCTAATAAAATCTATAACATCTTTCACAGTCACAAGCGTTTCCGCGTCATCATCTGAGATCTCCATTTCAAATTCTTCTTCCATTGTCATAATAAGTTCAACCAGATCAAGGGAATCCGCTCCCAAATCATTTACAAAAGACGCTTCAGGCACAACATCGGAAAGATCTACCCCAAGTTTATCTACAATAATTTTTTTTACTTTATCTTCAACTGACATCGAATCTATTCTCCCAAAAAGAATTACATATACATTCCTCCATTAACATGAATAACTTGCCCAGTAATATAAGAAGCACCTTTTGAAGCAAGGAAAATAACTGCTGCCGCAATATCTTCCGTTTTACCGATACGTCCAAGCGGAATACCGTTTATCAAGATTTCTTTAGCTTTTTCAGAAAGTGCTCCAGTCATGTCAGTTTCTACAAAACCGGGGGCAACGGCATTAACTGTTATATCTTTTGATGCGAGTTCTTTTGCAACAGCCTTCGTAAACCCTATTATACCGGCCTTTGAAGCAACATAATTAGCCTGCCCCGGATTTCCGCTAGCACCGACAACTGAAGATATATTTATTATCCGACCATATCTTTGCTTTATCATAGGCTTGGCAGCTATTTTAGTACACAGAAAGGCACCTTTCAAATTGGTATCAAGTACATCATCCCAATCTTTTTCTTTCATTCTAACCAATAGACCATCTCTTGCAATACCGGCATTATTAACAAGAACATCAATTCTTTTGCTTTCTTCAATTATTTTGGCGAAAAAAGATTCTACCTCTTGTCCCGACAGCACATCAACCTGCATTCCTTTTGCAAATCCGCCTGCCTCACCAATTGTCTTTTCAAGTTCTTGTGCAGCAGAGGCAGATGAAGAATAGTTAAAATAGATGCGGGTATCGGGCCCTGCAAAAGCAAGACAAATTGCTCTTCCTATGCCTCTTGTTCCTCCGGTAATTACTACTGTACGAGTTGTCTTGTCTGTTATATGATCAGGCATTTTTATCTTTCAAAAATTATATCTGCCAATTTATCCATATCTGCCAGAATATTTTCATAACTTAGCATAAGCTCATTATATGAAATGGCTTCCATAAAATCTGAGATTTGATTTTTATCAAAAATACCCGAACCAATTAAAATCTTATCTACATTATTTAGTATTATCCGTGCGGTTTCATTGGCAAATATTCTTGATATAACCCTAATTTTTTCGGCCTCCTTGCTGCCATTTTGTATAAGTAAAACAGATTTTCTGGCAAGGCTTGCGCCAACTTCAACATGGGCCATCATATCGGAAAGCAGAAACATGATATACTGCTGTCTGGTAAGTTTATTTTCATGAACAAAGTTTATTGTATCGTTAAGCGCTTTAGCTGAAAGGCCGTAATAGCGACATCCTGCATCTGTTATAGAGGAATTCAGTTTATCCATCTCATTTTTTATGGAAAGATAAAATTCACCTTTTGTTTTCCTGGACTTTTTCCAGCGGAATGTGCTTATAATATTTTGCTGAATTTCACTCGTTCCTTCGTATATACGAGTAATTCTAACATCTCTTTTAATCTTTTCAATTTCATATTCAGCTATATACCCATATCCGCCAAGACCCTGAATTGCATCATCTGCTGCTTTATCGGCTGATTCGGTTGTAAAAAGCTTAGCGATTGAGCCTTCAACCTGGAGATCTTTTTCACCGGAATCAAGACGATGTGCGACTTCATCAATATATGCGGCAGCCGCTTCGGCTCTTACAACATGAGGAACAACGAGTTTATGTGTGTACCCCTGTTTTTCGGAAAGAGGGGTACCAAATTGAATTCTTTGTTGTGCATAAGGGATAAGAATATTAAGAGATGCCTGTGCTGCACCAAGAGCCATGGCTGCAACCATAACTCTTGTATATCCGAAAACCTTATTTGCCTGTTTTAAGCCCTGACCCGGAACCCCACCGATAAGATTTTCAACAGGTACAAAAACATCCTCAAACAAAAGAGGGGATGTATTCGATGCGCGTATTCCGTGTTTTTCTTCACCTTTACTCTGAATAAAACCTTTGGCTCCTTTTTCTACAACAAAAAAAGCAGGGCCTTCCGGGGTATTGGCAAGAAGTGTGATAAAATCAGCATATCCACCGGTTGAAATAAACTGTTTGGTGCCGTTAATTATATAGCCGGTTATCCTGCCATTCTCAGTTACTGGCTCAGCCTTTGTTTTTAAGGCTGCAAGGTTACTTCCGGCATCTGCTTCCGTAACAGCGTATGCAACAAGAGATGACCTGTTTGCAATTGCGCCAAGCCATTTCTCTTTCTGCTCTTCTGTACCCCCCACAAGCAGAGGATCTGCACCAAGCTGAAGAGCAAAAAATGCCGTTGTTATACCAAGGCAGATTTTTGACATTTCCCGTACCAAATCGCAGATGTCTCGGGCTCCTCCGCCCATACCGCCATAAGCTTCAGGAATTCCCAAGAGCTGCAAGCCTATTTCCGGGCTAAGCAATTCTCTTATCGTCTCTTCAGGGAAAAATTCCTTTTTATCAAATTCCAGAATTTTTTCTTTGGTAAGAACCCTGTTCCTTAACCGGTTAACAGTGTCCAAAATCATTTGTCTTGATTCGAGATCAAGCCCATAGAGTTTGATTTCTTTACCAGTTTCAGGTGAAACCATTAGACCTTACACCTCTTTTTGTTTGATAACTTCACGC
The Pseudomonadota bacterium genome window above contains:
- a CDS encoding response regulator, with amino-acid sequence MGIAKDISEKRNLEQQLLHSQRLEAVGRLSGGIAHDFNNLLTMILGNAELILEDSIITDKVRERIQEIHTAGERAASLTRQLLAFSRKQVLQPKIMNLNKTAKNMEKMLLRMIGEDIELRAFLAPDLGQIEADTGQIEQVIMNLIVNARDAMPEGGKITLETENVDIDEKYADTHTSVIPGSYVMLSISDTGIGMSDETRIRIFDPFYTTKDKGKGTGLGLSTVYGIIKQSKGNIWVYSEPGKGCTFKIYLPQVEKPIPKAELMPKSIDTLIGSETILVAEDDEMVRNFIVRALQGYGYKVLTAASGEEAIEISLAYKNTIHLLLTDVIMPGINSRDMEESIKTSRPKIKVLYMSGYTDNTIVHYGVLDPGKEFIAKPFTPESMARKVREVIEK
- a CDS encoding acyl carrier protein, whose product is MSVEDKVKKIIVDKLGVDLSDVVPEASFVNDLGADSLDLVELIMTMEEEFEMEISDDDAETLVTVKDVIDFISSR
- the fabG gene encoding 3-oxoacyl-[acyl-carrier-protein] reductase gives rise to the protein MPDHITDKTTRTVVITGGTRGIGRAICLAFAGPDTRIYFNYSSSASAAQELEKTIGEAGGFAKGMQVDVLSGQEVESFFAKIIEESKRIDVLVNNAGIARDGLLVRMKEKDWDDVLDTNLKGAFLCTKIAAKPMIKQRYGRIINISSVVGASGNPGQANYVASKAGIIGFTKAVAKELASKDITVNAVAPGFVETDMTGALSEKAKEILINGIPLGRIGKTEDIAAAVIFLASKGASYITGQVIHVNGGMYM
- a CDS encoding acyl-CoA dehydrogenase family protein; this encodes MVSPETGKEIKLYGLDLESRQMILDTVNRLRNRVLTKEKILEFDKKEFFPEETIRELLSPEIGLQLLGIPEAYGGMGGGARDICDLVREMSKICLGITTAFFALQLGADPLLVGGTEEQKEKWLGAIANRSSLVAYAVTEADAGSNLAALKTKAEPVTENGRITGYIINGTKQFISTGGYADFITLLANTPEGPAFFVVEKGAKGFIQSKGEEKHGIRASNTSPLLFEDVFVPVENLIGGVPGQGLKQANKVFGYTRVMVAAMALGAAQASLNILIPYAQQRIQFGTPLSEKQGYTHKLVVPHVVRAEAAAAYIDEVAHRLDSGEKDLQVEGSIAKLFTTESADKAADDAIQGLGGYGYIAEYEIEKIKRDVRITRIYEGTSEIQQNIISTFRWKKSRKTKGEFYLSIKNEMDKLNSSITDAGCRYYGLSAKALNDTINFVHENKLTRQQYIMFLLSDMMAHVEVGASLARKSVLLIQNGSKEAEKIRVISRIFANETARIILNNVDKILIGSGIFDKNQISDFMEAISYNELMLSYENILADMDKLADIIFER